A portion of the Mycoplasma sp. (ex Biomphalaria glabrata) genome contains these proteins:
- the gltX gene encoding glutamate--tRNA ligase, translating to MKKIRVRYAPSPTGQLHIGGARSALINYLFAKHYDGDFLIRIEDTDVKRNVATGIDSQLDNLEWLGIIADESIRTKNQSHGPYIQSERFDLYLKYAEELIEQGHAYYCFCTEEELDKKREIAEKKGIFSFRYDKACLKLSTEEIKERKKIGIKPTIRLNIQKDLEFVWNDVVRGRISINSNDIDDYVIIKSNGIPTYNFAVVIDDHLMEITHVFRGEEHIANTPKQLAIYQIKKWQPPIFGHLTLITNSEGKKLSKRDESLMQFIEQYKNSGYLPSAIFNFLALLGWSPEHTQEIMTSTRIINEFNEKRLSKSPSKFDVQKLNWINTEYIKKMSDAEYVTESLKYLPDIELTPTIALLYKREISCFNDLKKLTEWIYKDEKNIVDKNKILNLLNDVNPKWNEIKDYLENNLSKMDWNEINISSLIKECSTNLDLKGKPLFMSVRLLLTNREHGPELAKTIFVLGKERVVNNLKGLSNVN from the coding sequence ATGAAAAAAATCAGAGTTCGTTATGCACCAAGTCCAACAGGGCAACTTCACATCGGAGGAGCTCGCTCAGCATTAATTAATTATTTATTTGCTAAACATTATGATGGTGATTTTTTAATTCGTATTGAAGATACAGATGTTAAAAGAAATGTTGCAACAGGTATAGACTCTCAGCTGGATAATTTGGAATGATTAGGAATAATTGCAGATGAATCTATTAGAACAAAAAATCAATCTCATGGTCCTTACATTCAATCAGAGAGATTTGATCTTTATTTAAAATACGCTGAAGAATTGATAGAACAAGGTCATGCTTATTATTGTTTTTGTACTGAAGAAGAATTAGATAAGAAAAGAGAAATTGCTGAGAAAAAAGGCATCTTCTCATTTAGATATGATAAAGCTTGTTTAAAATTATCTACAGAGGAAATTAAAGAAAGAAAAAAAATCGGAATAAAACCAACAATTCGCCTAAACATTCAAAAAGATTTGGAATTTGTATGAAATGATGTGGTTAGAGGTAGAATTTCGATTAATTCAAATGATATTGATGATTATGTAATTATAAAAAGTAATGGAATTCCAACATATAATTTTGCTGTAGTCATTGATGACCATTTAATGGAAATCACTCATGTTTTCCGCGGAGAAGAACATATTGCCAATACTCCCAAACAATTGGCTATTTACCAAATTAAGAAATGACAACCACCAATATTTGGTCATCTAACATTAATAACAAATAGTGAAGGTAAAAAACTTTCAAAACGCGATGAATCATTGATGCAATTTATTGAACAATATAAAAACAGCGGATATTTACCATCTGCAATTTTTAATTTCTTAGCACTACTTGGATGATCTCCTGAACATACTCAAGAAATAATGACAAGTACAAGAATTATTAATGAATTTAACGAAAAAAGGTTGAGTAAATCACCTTCAAAGTTTGATGTTCAAAAATTAAATTGAATTAATACTGAGTATATTAAAAAAATGTCTGATGCTGAATATGTCACAGAGTCTTTAAAATATTTGCCTGATATTGAATTAACTCCTACGATTGCATTATTGTATAAAAGAGAAATTTCTTGCTTTAATGATTTGAAAAAATTGACTGAGTGAATTTATAAAGATGAAAAAAATATCGTAGATAAAAATAAAATTTTAAATTTATTGAATGATGTTAATCCAAAGTGAAATGAAATTAAAGATTATTTAGAGAATAATTTATCAAAAATGGATTGAAATGAAATAAATATTTCTTCCTTGATCAAGGAATGTTCAACTAATTTAGATTTAAAAGGAAAACCGTTATTTATGTCAGTGAGATTATTATTAACTAATAGGGAACACGGACCAGAACTAGCTAAAACGATTTTTGTATTGGGAAAAGAAAGAGTCGTTAATAATTTGAAGGGTTTAAGTAATGTTAATTAA
- the carB gene encoding carbamoyl-phosphate synthase large subunit has protein sequence MTKNIKKILVIGSGPIIIGQAAEFDYSGTQACLSLKEEGYEVILVNPNPATIMTDSTIASKVYMEPLEVDFVKWIISRERPDAILPTLGGQVALNLTFKLHKEKILEKYNVKILGTSIDAIVAAEDRLIFKKTMEDINISVAPSSVVKSIEEAEEFIEEIGLPVVIRPSYTMGGAGGGIANTKEELHEILSGGLRLSPIGECLVEKSIYGYKEIEYEVMRDSNDTAIIVCNMENIDPVGIHTGDSMVVAPSLTLTNKQYQILRDASLKIVKHLKIEGGCNVQIALDPYSEKFYVIEINPRVSRSSALASKATGYPIAKISAKIAIGKNLHEIVYNDKNKNVKASLEPAIDYIVTKLARFPFDKFRNEKNIISTQMQATGEVMAIGRNFEESFLKAIRGLEIEQDFIWDSKILQLSKEELLKQINIPNGYRIYQIFAALKKGVTVEEIYQNTKITKYFLNKFRKIVDLTELVEGNKNNLEILKEAKKYGISDHFIACSWETTEKEIFHLRKNNKILPVYKIIDTCASEFKATTPYLYSTYGLENESVVSKNKKILIIGSGPIRIGQGVEFDYSTVHSIWAFKKLGYEVIIVNNNPETVSTDYTIADKLYFEPITYEDVMNIIQLEKPNSVVLQFGGQTALNLTKYLINEDVLILGTSLENIDKSEDREEFAKVLDKLNILSPEHGHAKSVEDAKKIVKKIGYPVMARPSYVIGGQSMEILRSDEDLEYLNNIKPSKTNKNLTILIDKYINGIEVEVDVVSDGKDIFIPGIMEHIERAGVHSGDSTTTYPTISISEKDKSTIVNYMKKISQELNVIGLMNAQLIVDGGKVYLLEINLRSSRTIPFISKARKINVIEMAAKVMAGQKIKNMIKNIAPEDHSVFYIKGPVFSFAKLWKISDLLLGPEMKSTGESIGIDIDFSKALYKALLSAGQDLLKHHSIIISCHSSYHEKILESAKLWDSLQYKIYATPGTHTYLKNNGIKTTVVQKLGKDNNIIDLISKEKLSFIINTPSSNSKSRKNLQEMRQFAIANGVPLISNIDLASFIARLCVDMKYLIKPL, from the coding sequence ATGACAAAAAATATTAAAAAAATTCTTGTTATTGGGTCTGGACCAATTATTATTGGACAGGCCGCAGAATTCGATTATAGTGGAACACAGGCTTGTTTAAGTTTAAAAGAAGAAGGTTATGAAGTGATTCTTGTTAATCCCAATCCTGCCACAATTATGACAGATTCAACAATTGCCTCTAAAGTTTACATGGAACCATTAGAAGTTGATTTCGTTAAATGAATTATTTCACGCGAAAGACCAGATGCTATTTTGCCAACTTTAGGTGGTCAAGTTGCTTTAAATTTGACATTTAAATTGCATAAAGAAAAAATTCTTGAAAAATATAACGTTAAAATTTTAGGAACTAGTATCGATGCAATCGTAGCAGCAGAAGATCGTTTAATTTTTAAAAAAACAATGGAAGATATTAATATAAGCGTAGCTCCATCTTCTGTTGTAAAGAGTATAGAAGAAGCTGAGGAATTCATTGAAGAAATCGGTTTACCTGTTGTTATTAGGCCGTCATACACAATGGGCGGAGCCGGCGGAGGAATTGCAAATACAAAAGAAGAACTACATGAGATTTTGAGTGGAGGATTAAGATTATCACCAATTGGTGAATGTCTAGTAGAGAAATCGATTTATGGTTATAAAGAAATTGAATACGAAGTAATGCGTGATTCAAATGACACCGCAATCATTGTATGTAACATGGAAAATATTGATCCAGTTGGTATCCATACAGGTGATTCAATGGTTGTTGCTCCATCATTGACTTTAACTAATAAGCAATATCAAATTTTAAGAGATGCATCTTTAAAAATAGTTAAACATTTAAAAATTGAAGGTGGTTGTAACGTTCAAATAGCTTTAGACCCATATAGTGAAAAATTTTATGTTATTGAAATTAATCCACGTGTTTCTAGAAGTAGTGCATTGGCTTCTAAAGCAACAGGATATCCAATTGCTAAAATTTCAGCAAAAATTGCAATTGGAAAAAATCTCCACGAAATAGTTTATAACGATAAAAATAAAAACGTTAAAGCATCATTAGAACCAGCAATCGATTACATTGTTACCAAGTTAGCTAGATTCCCATTTGATAAATTTAGAAATGAAAAAAATATTATTTCAACTCAAATGCAAGCAACTGGTGAAGTAATGGCAATTGGTCGTAACTTTGAAGAATCTTTTTTAAAGGCAATTCGCGGACTGGAAATAGAACAAGATTTTATATGAGATTCAAAAATTCTCCAATTATCAAAAGAAGAATTGTTAAAACAAATAAATATTCCTAATGGATATAGAATTTATCAAATTTTTGCTGCCTTAAAAAAAGGTGTAACGGTTGAGGAAATTTATCAAAACACTAAAATTACAAAATATTTCTTAAATAAATTCCGTAAAATTGTGGATTTAACAGAGTTAGTTGAAGGAAATAAGAATAATTTAGAAATATTAAAAGAGGCAAAAAAATACGGTATATCAGACCATTTTATTGCATGTTCTTGGGAAACAACGGAAAAGGAAATTTTTCATTTAAGAAAAAATAACAAAATTTTACCAGTTTACAAGATTATTGATACTTGCGCTTCTGAATTTAAAGCAACTACACCATATTTATATTCAACTTATGGATTAGAAAACGAATCAGTAGTTTCCAAAAACAAAAAAATCTTAATTATCGGATCTGGACCAATTAGAATAGGTCAAGGAGTTGAATTTGATTATTCAACAGTACATAGCATATGAGCTTTTAAAAAGTTAGGATACGAGGTTATTATCGTTAATAATAACCCTGAAACAGTGTCGACAGATTATACTATCGCTGATAAATTATATTTTGAACCTATTACTTATGAAGATGTGATGAACATTATTCAATTAGAAAAACCAAACTCTGTTGTGTTACAATTTGGTGGTCAAACCGCATTAAATTTAACGAAATATTTAATAAATGAGGATGTTTTAATTTTAGGTACATCATTAGAAAATATTGACAAATCAGAAGACCGTGAAGAATTTGCTAAAGTATTGGATAAATTGAACATTTTGTCGCCAGAGCACGGACATGCGAAAAGTGTTGAAGATGCTAAAAAAATTGTTAAAAAAATTGGTTACCCAGTCATGGCAAGACCTAGTTACGTTATAGGCGGGCAGTCAATGGAAATTCTTCGTAGTGATGAAGATCTAGAATATCTAAATAATATTAAACCTTCTAAAACGAATAAAAATTTAACAATCCTAATTGATAAATATATTAATGGTATTGAAGTAGAGGTTGACGTTGTATCTGACGGTAAGGATATCTTTATTCCTGGAATTATGGAACACATTGAAAGAGCGGGAGTTCATAGTGGGGATTCGACAACAACTTATCCAACTATTTCTATTTCAGAAAAAGATAAGTCGACAATTGTAAATTATATGAAAAAGATAAGTCAGGAATTAAATGTCATTGGATTAATGAATGCTCAATTAATTGTTGATGGCGGAAAAGTTTATTTATTAGAAATTAACTTAAGAAGTAGTCGTACAATTCCCTTTATAAGTAAAGCTAGAAAAATTAATGTTATTGAAATGGCAGCTAAAGTAATGGCGGGACAAAAAATTAAAAATATGATTAAAAATATAGCTCCCGAGGATCATAGTGTTTTTTACATAAAAGGACCGGTATTTAGTTTTGCCAAATTATGAAAAATTTCAGATTTACTGCTAGGACCAGAAATGAAATCAACAGGTGAATCTATCGGAATAGATATTGATTTTAGTAAGGCTTTATACAAAGCACTATTAAGTGCCGGACAGGATTTATTAAAACATCATTCAATAATAATTTCTTGTCATAGTTCTTATCACGAAAAAATTCTAGAATCTGCTAAATTATGAGATTCATTGCAATACAAAATATATGCAACACCTGGGACACATACGTATCTTAAAAATAATGGCATTAAAACAACTGTAGTGCAGAAATTAGGAAAAGATAACAACATTATTGACTTAATTAGTAAGGAAAAATTAAGTTTTATTATTAATACCCCTTCATCAAATAGCAAATCTAGAAAAAATTTACAGGAAATGCGCCAATTTGCCATAGCTAATGGAGTTCCTTTAATTTCAAATATTGATTTAGCATCATTTATTGCTAGACTTTGTGTTGATATGAAATATTTAATAAAACCTTTATAA
- the carA gene encoding glutamine-hydrolyzing carbamoyl-phosphate synthase small subunit: MARSFQMRKHDAKIILENGTEMKGFFFGKKGITFGDFIFNTSLVGYEEALTDPSYNQEILVMTFPVLGIYGITKKDMESEKIQVAGFVVQEVEKNYSNFDSILCLDKFLEDNNVVGIEGIDTRALTRIIREKGSMRGCICEIDADTHAILEEVKKFNPSSHVSKVTNRTWKEEKPKHTLLKIAFVDFGAKKNIVQEFHKHNVETTIFSPNVTAKELMNPEFDGVFLSNGPGDPAELKEWVNKIESILGKKPVIGICLGHQLIGLSLGAKTYRLKYGHHSSNHPVINNLTNKVIITSQNHNYAVDETTLPKDIKILYSSVNDDSVEGLYSETKKIYCTQFHPESAPGPNDAGVIFDDFINFIKEMK; this comes from the coding sequence ATGGCAAGGAGTTTTCAAATGAGAAAACATGATGCAAAAATTATATTGGAAAATGGAACTGAAATGAAAGGTTTCTTTTTTGGAAAAAAAGGTATAACTTTTGGTGATTTTATTTTTAATACATCACTAGTGGGATACGAAGAAGCATTAACTGATCCTAGTTATAACCAAGAAATATTAGTAATGACGTTCCCTGTTTTAGGTATTTATGGAATAACGAAAAAGGACATGGAATCCGAAAAAATCCAGGTAGCCGGATTTGTTGTTCAGGAAGTAGAAAAGAATTATTCTAATTTTGATTCTATTTTATGCTTAGATAAATTTTTAGAAGATAATAATGTTGTTGGAATTGAAGGTATTGATACGAGAGCTTTGACAAGAATTATTCGTGAAAAAGGTAGCATGAGAGGATGCATCTGCGAAATAGATGCTGACACTCATGCTATTTTAGAAGAAGTTAAAAAATTTAATCCATCATCGCACGTTTCAAAAGTAACAAATAGAACTTGAAAAGAGGAAAAACCAAAACACACTTTGTTGAAAATTGCTTTTGTAGATTTCGGGGCAAAGAAAAATATTGTTCAAGAATTTCACAAGCATAACGTGGAAACTACTATTTTTTCGCCAAATGTCACAGCAAAAGAGTTAATGAATCCAGAATTTGATGGGGTTTTTTTAAGTAATGGACCGGGAGATCCTGCAGAATTAAAAGAGTGAGTAAATAAAATTGAAAGCATTTTAGGGAAAAAACCGGTTATTGGAATTTGTTTAGGGCATCAATTAATCGGTTTGAGTTTGGGCGCTAAAACTTATCGATTGAAATATGGGCATCATAGTTCTAATCATCCTGTGATTAATAATTTAACAAATAAAGTAATTATAACTAGTCAAAATCACAATTATGCAGTTGACGAAACTACGCTTCCAAAAGATATTAAAATTTTATATTCATCAGTTAATGATGATTCAGTTGAAGGATTATATTCAGAAACTAAAAAAATTTATTGTACACAATTTCATCCAGAATCAGCGCCAGGACCAAATGACGCCGGAGTAATTTTTGATGATTTTATCAACTTTATAAAGGAGATGAAATAA
- a CDS encoding aspartate carbamoyltransferase catalytic subunit: MNFLKLQDLTLKEIQGLINRSLELKQYQDLIPNLKNSTACNIFLEPSTRTHLSFKMAEHKTGMYSVDLQIANSSFQKNETLEDTVLNLKEIGYNNFIIRSQENEWYNSLLKINDISLINAGDGTGNHPSQSLLDVVTIYEHFGYLESLKILFIGDIKHSRVFKSNYEVMKKLKMSVSTFGPEEFTSNLYEKIDNLEQMKNFDVIVFLRVQHERHDEKYSTDEYNKKYGLNKNSLKFLKENAIYLHPGPVNRDVEIESDILYSKQSRILNQVENGVFARIAILEYANKKNKLILLQNGLIYYQEKLVKKDILIINGKIQKIEDIIIPQDNPEIINCEEKLITRTFVDGHVHTRNPGLEYKETLETFINSCLHGGVREVIAMGNVLPFPDSVENFKIVDSALRNNDVIIHQCANITKELKGTELVDFSKLKKFTNFFTDDGKPINHEEIMEQALCEAKKHGVLLLLHEESMSNQNSAWSYQTPYSLKNNLPFFTEEYETKLVKRDLKLNEKINANIHIQHISTSKTIEIVNKYRKKGMNVTMEVTPHHLLLSASQINEWNPNFKMNPPLGLESWRLKIIESLKKGHIHAIVTDHAPHTNIDKDKEPCNSAYGIIGVQWLFSAIYTELVLKNIISLECLIEHITNKPSKLFFNQERKIKLNEVADLLIINLSDSQIISEGTIQSKSKNTPFLQKTFFGIPEIMIINEQIKFIKN; encoded by the coding sequence ATGAACTTTCTTAAATTACAGGATTTAACATTAAAGGAAATTCAAGGATTAATAAATCGTTCATTAGAATTAAAACAATATCAAGATTTAATTCCAAATTTGAAAAATAGTACAGCTTGTAATATATTTTTAGAACCATCTACACGAACTCATTTATCTTTTAAAATGGCTGAGCATAAAACAGGTATGTATTCGGTTGATTTACAGATTGCTAATTCTTCATTTCAAAAGAATGAAACACTCGAAGATACTGTGTTAAATTTAAAGGAAATTGGGTATAACAATTTCATTATTCGCAGCCAAGAAAATGAGTGATATAACAGTTTATTGAAAATTAACGATATTTCTTTAATTAATGCTGGAGATGGTACCGGAAATCATCCTTCTCAATCATTATTAGACGTAGTTACTATATATGAACACTTTGGTTATTTAGAATCTCTAAAAATTCTTTTTATAGGAGATATTAAGCATTCCCGTGTTTTTAAATCTAACTATGAAGTCATGAAAAAATTAAAAATGAGTGTTTCTACATTTGGTCCTGAAGAATTTACATCAAATTTATACGAAAAAATTGATAATTTAGAACAAATGAAAAATTTTGATGTCATCGTTTTTTTGAGAGTTCAACACGAGAGACATGATGAAAAATATTCTACTGACGAATATAACAAAAAATATGGTTTGAATAAAAATTCATTAAAATTTTTGAAAGAAAATGCTATTTATCTTCATCCAGGTCCTGTTAATCGAGATGTTGAAATTGAATCTGATATTTTGTATTCAAAACAAAGTAGAATACTAAATCAAGTTGAAAATGGGGTTTTTGCAAGAATTGCAATTTTAGAGTATGCAAATAAAAAAAATAAATTAATACTTTTACAAAATGGTCTTATTTATTATCAGGAAAAACTTGTGAAAAAGGATATTTTGATAATAAATGGGAAAATACAAAAAATTGAAGACATTATTATCCCTCAAGATAATCCAGAAATAATAAATTGTGAAGAAAAATTAATCACAAGAACATTTGTGGACGGACATGTTCATACTAGAAACCCTGGTTTGGAGTATAAAGAAACATTGGAAACTTTTATAAATTCATGTTTGCACGGTGGAGTGAGAGAAGTAATTGCTATGGGTAATGTATTACCTTTTCCTGATAGTGTTGAAAATTTTAAAATTGTGGACTCGGCACTGCGAAATAATGATGTAATTATTCATCAGTGTGCCAACATTACAAAAGAACTTAAAGGAACAGAGTTAGTTGATTTTAGCAAACTTAAAAAATTTACTAATTTCTTTACAGATGACGGTAAACCTATCAATCATGAAGAAATAATGGAACAAGCACTTTGTGAAGCAAAAAAACATGGGGTACTATTGTTATTACATGAAGAATCGATGAGCAATCAAAATTCTGCTTGGTCATACCAAACACCTTATTCACTTAAAAACAATTTGCCATTTTTTACGGAAGAATATGAAACTAAATTAGTAAAAAGAGATTTAAAATTAAACGAAAAAATTAATGCTAATATACACATTCAGCATATCTCGACAAGTAAAACGATTGAAATTGTGAACAAATATCGTAAAAAGGGAATGAATGTTACGATGGAGGTTACGCCTCATCATCTATTACTATCAGCAAGTCAAATCAATGAATGAAATCCAAATTTTAAAATGAATCCACCATTAGGTTTAGAATCTTGAAGACTAAAAATTATTGAATCTCTAAAAAAAGGACATATTCATGCAATTGTAACAGATCATGCTCCTCACACTAATATTGATAAAGATAAAGAACCTTGCAATTCTGCATACGGGATAATCGGTGTTCAATGGTTATTTTCAGCCATTTACACTGAGTTGGTTTTAAAAAACATTATTTCGTTGGAATGTCTAATTGAGCATATAACAAATAAACCTTCAAAATTATTTTTTAATCAAGAAAGGAAAATAAAATTAAATGAAGTAGCAGATTTATTAATAATAAATTTAAGCGATTCACAAATAATTTCAGAAGGAACTATTCAATCAAAATCAAAGAATACTCCATTCTTGCAAAAAACATTTTTTGGTATTCCTGAAATAATGATTATCAATGAACAAATAAAATTTATAAAAAATTAG
- the pyrE gene encoding orotate phosphoribosyltransferase, which yields MIKNKSEIINILINIGAISINTENKYWWTSGILSPIYIDNRLIFNYPKERNIIENSLANLIKEKFPEVTKIVGVATAGIGHGALVADILELPFAYSRTSQKEHGKKNMIEGKIENDDKIVIVEDLISTGKSVKIVVEEMNMHNYNVIGAVSIFTYNLLKSRNCFKELNIQSYSLVDSDILVESLKANKNFSKSQVEEVYNFLTHLKG from the coding sequence ATGATAAAAAATAAATCAGAAATAATTAACATTCTTATAAATATTGGAGCAATTTCTATCAATACAGAAAATAAATACTGATGAACTAGTGGTATTTTATCACCAATTTATATAGATAATAGATTAATATTTAATTACCCAAAAGAAAGAAATATTATTGAAAATTCATTGGCAAATTTAATTAAAGAAAAATTTCCTGAGGTTACAAAAATAGTAGGTGTAGCGACGGCTGGAATAGGCCATGGAGCATTAGTTGCAGACATTTTAGAGTTACCATTTGCATATTCAAGAACAAGTCAAAAAGAACACGGTAAAAAGAATATGATTGAAGGAAAAATTGAAAATGATGACAAAATAGTTATTGTAGAAGATTTAATTTCAACAGGGAAGAGTGTTAAGATTGTTGTTGAAGAAATGAACATGCACAACTACAATGTTATAGGTGCTGTATCAATTTTCACATATAACTTATTAAAATCAAGAAATTGTTTTAAAGAATTAAATATACAATCTTATTCATTAGTGGATTCAGATATATTGGTAGAGTCGCTAAAAGCTAATAAAAACTTTAGTAAGAGCCAAGTAGAAGAAGTTTACAACTTCTTAACTCACTTAAAAGGTTAA
- a CDS encoding dihydroorotate dehydrogenase gives MNKKLSSNVFGIEFKNPIMPASGTFNSGKEVDKIYDISELGAVMTKSVTIDPRKGNAHPRVCDTELGMLNAIGLANPGVDFFINKDLPFLRTINTNIIINVTGKKISEFSEVIKKLEKYDFIDAYEINASCPNVETGISYMANEEIFSELIKLCRNATLKPIIVKISPEGFDVVELAKIAEKHGANGITLINTIKGMRIDLANRKPFLANKFGGYSGPGIKPIALRYVYEVYENVKIPIIGVGGIQNEYDVLEYLMAGASLVQIGTCNFIDPLCMKKIISNLEKVLVKYNFKSISEAIGAAHDKK, from the coding sequence ATGAATAAAAAATTAAGTAGTAACGTTTTCGGAATAGAATTCAAAAACCCGATTATGCCTGCTAGCGGGACGTTTAATAGCGGCAAAGAAGTTGACAAAATTTACGATATTAGTGAGCTTGGAGCTGTTATGACTAAGTCTGTGACTATTGACCCAAGAAAAGGCAATGCTCATCCAAGAGTTTGTGATACAGAACTCGGAATGCTAAATGCTATTGGTTTGGCAAATCCAGGAGTTGATTTTTTTATTAATAAAGATTTACCTTTTTTAAGAACAATTAACACTAACATTATTATTAATGTTACAGGTAAAAAAATTAGTGAATTTTCCGAAGTTATTAAAAAATTAGAAAAGTACGATTTTATCGATGCCTATGAAATTAATGCAAGTTGTCCAAATGTAGAAACTGGAATAAGTTATATGGCGAATGAAGAAATATTTTCTGAACTAATTAAATTATGTAGAAATGCAACTCTAAAACCAATAATTGTTAAAATTTCCCCTGAAGGTTTCGATGTTGTTGAACTCGCTAAAATTGCTGAAAAACACGGAGCAAACGGTATAACGTTGATTAATACAATTAAGGGAATGAGAATAGATTTAGCAAATAGAAAACCATTTTTGGCTAATAAATTTGGCGGATATAGTGGACCCGGAATAAAACCAATTGCATTAAGATATGTTTATGAGGTTTATGAAAATGTCAAAATTCCAATAATTGGTGTTGGAGGAATCCAAAATGAATATGATGTTTTAGAATACTTAATGGCCGGTGCTAGTTTAGTTCAAATCGGGACATGCAATTTTATTGATCCTTTATGCATGAAAAAAATAATTTCTAATTTAGAAAAAGTATTAGTGAAGTATAATTTTAAAAGTATTAGTGAAGCAATAGGAGCAGCACATGATAAAAAATAA
- a CDS encoding iron-sulfur cluster-binding protein yields the protein MIKKLAAIVISNNEENGFYKIEIQTNEPFKSFPGQFLSVFCKGHFLGIPFAFYQVISPTKFVILIKIFGRGSEIVSKFQKNSELEVLLPLGKPSNLVKDKRVFIIGAGVGIASIYELTKSLKEHNNVTVALGYKKPNEIAFVQDFKEITKNVEILCDETTPKATFIGNILEFLEKNINNFDYVYFCGGKKVTELVDKLLLKYEKQGTLMFENNMACGFGICNGCNISTKSGERKVCEDLNFEIGEVIY from the coding sequence ATGATTAAGAAATTAGCCGCAATAGTAATTAGCAATAACGAAGAAAATGGGTTTTATAAAATTGAAATCCAAACCAACGAACCATTTAAATCTTTCCCGGGACAGTTTTTAAGTGTATTTTGCAAGGGACATTTTTTAGGTATTCCTTTTGCTTTTTATCAAGTAATTTCTCCAACAAAATTTGTAATATTGATTAAAATTTTTGGTAGAGGATCGGAAATAGTAAGTAAATTTCAAAAAAATTCTGAATTAGAAGTTTTATTACCTCTTGGAAAACCATCAAATTTGGTTAAAGATAAGCGCGTTTTTATTATTGGTGCCGGTGTCGGAATAGCATCCATTTATGAATTAACAAAATCATTAAAAGAACATAATAATGTAACTGTTGCTTTGGGTTATAAAAAACCAAATGAAATTGCATTTGTTCAAGATTTTAAAGAAATTACTAAAAATGTTGAAATTTTATGCGATGAAACAACTCCAAAAGCAACATTTATCGGCAATATTTTAGAGTTTCTTGAAAAAAATATAAATAATTTTGATTACGTATATTTTTGTGGTGGGAAAAAAGTTACAGAATTGGTTGATAAATTATTATTAAAGTATGAAAAACAAGGGACGTTGATGTTTGAAAACAACATGGCGTGTGGTTTTGGAATTTGTAATGGTTGCAATATTTCTACAAAAAGTGGCGAAAGAAAAGTTTGTGAAGATTTGAATTTTGAGATAGGAGAAGTAATTTATTAG
- the pyrF gene encoding orotidine-5'-phosphate decarboxylase gives MMVNNRKNVIISCDFSSKQELYFFLNKLGDEKVFLKLGMEIIYSEGLDLIQELKNEGHKIFLDLKLHDIPNTVNKAIKALTYYEPDLLTIHLSSLISNKIFNPQNLNVIAVTVLTSIKEADYINYYQTKLDIQNSITHQLTNTDISKLYGIVCSPQESKMIKRYYPNLKTICPGIRQIEDAQNDQERIMTPSEARDQNIDYIVVGRPITQHPNPLYKYLSISKEFNND, from the coding sequence ATGATGGTTAATAATAGAAAAAATGTGATAATTAGTTGCGATTTTTCATCTAAACAAGAACTATATTTTTTTTTAAATAAATTGGGTGACGAAAAAGTTTTTCTTAAATTAGGAATGGAAATAATATATAGCGAGGGTCTTGATTTAATTCAAGAATTAAAAAATGAAGGACATAAGATTTTTTTAGACCTTAAGTTGCATGATATACCAAATACTGTTAATAAAGCAATTAAAGCATTAACATACTACGAACCAGACTTACTAACTATTCATTTATCCTCTTTAATATCTAATAAAATATTTAATCCTCAAAATTTAAATGTCATCGCTGTAACTGTGTTAACTTCAATCAAAGAAGCGGATTACATAAATTATTATCAAACAAAATTAGATATTCAAAATTCGATAACACACCAATTAACAAATACAGATATTAGTAAGTTATACGGAATAGTTTGTAGTCCTCAGGAATCGAAAATGATTAAAAGGTATTATCCGAATTTAAAAACAATTTGTCCAGGTATTCGCCAAATCGAAGATGCTCAAAACGATCAAGAAAGAATAATGACTCCATCTGAGGCACGAGATCAAAATATAGATTACATAGTGGTTGGAAGACCGATTACACAGCATCCAAATCCACTTTACAAATATTTATCAATTAGTAAGGAATTTAATAATGATTAA